DNA from Brassica napus cultivar Da-Ae chromosome C4, Da-Ae, whole genome shotgun sequence:
aGAAGCGATAGACAAATCTTCAAACAAAGATCTTTTACCACAAATAATCGCATACATGTTATCTATTAGTAAGGCTGAAAACTTTGCATTGCTTCTAACATTGCGAATATCAGGATTGGATTCGGCTCCAAAACTGCTCCAAGTCTTGTTATCAGTCTTTGAATCATTGGGAATTGGTCAGACTATATCAAATgtctttatttttagttatgtttctaaaacaaaaaaaattgttgtatgaaaattttttccttttaatttttctctcatttaatttttataactgcACTAGATACAACTACATCAATAAATTCTATCTActaaaatttacattaaatttttagaaCTACAGTGTAACCATTTATCCAATTTGTTTACTTTTCTTGGCTTTGGAGATAGATTTCTTCATACAGTTTCTCTGCGGCCTTCACTAGGTCCATAAATCCACTTAAAGTCAGCTTGTTCGAAACAAGATCTGCTCTCTCACTGTTTCAACTCATGTACGGTAAGTCAAACATAGGAAAAGTACACTACAGATGTTGGATTCAACTTTTTGCCAAAATCCAGAGTAACAACATTTCATGAAATCAAACGATTAAACAAAGATTACACAAAACCAACATTTcagtggagagagagagataaagcaGATCTCAGTGTTGGGTTTGGTGTACGGCCGGCGCGTGAGTGTGCGTGCCGTCGCCGGAGCCCGTTGTCCTTCAGCTTAAATTGTCCGGCATTTGTCTCCTCTCCTTCGCCTCCGGCGTCCGTCTTGTCTAAGCTCTGGCCAACCACCACCCGTGGTGTCTATGTTTTTGGAGTAAAGACGCGGTTGCTTGGAGATTAAGGCGTGGTGAAGACGCTCGTAGTGAGGGTTTTGATTCCGGGAGATGGAGGCTTCCACAGCTCTGTCGCCGCCGGCTTGTATTTCCGGGAGGTGATAGTTTCTTCAGCTTCGCCGTCGTCGCCTCTAGTCTCCGGGGGTGAAGGCTACAACAGCTTTGCGTCGCCGGCTTTAGGTATTTCGTTGCGGTTCTTAGAGTTTGGGTTTCGATTATGGATCGAGTGGATCTTGTTTGTCTCTCTAGTGTTGCAGCTTTGGCCTTATCTGATGAGATCTCGAAGAGCGATGAAGCTCTCCGACGGATAGACAGAGTTGGAAGAACAGAGATGGTTTCGGCGGAAGCTTTGCGGGTTCTGAGCTCCGACGAAAGGAAGTTGCGGTGATGTGGTTCCGGCGGTGAGTCGAGGCGGGGACGGTCAAGTCGAGGCGGGTGCGACGCGTGTCGTTCTGATGGCTTAGATGCTCTCACGTGTCCAGCAGCCAGTTTCCTTGACGCGTGACTCGGCCGACGTCGCAAAGGCTTTTAATGTTTGGGCCGACGGCTCGGTTAATGGGTCCGTTTGTTACCTTTTGGCTTTTGGGCCTCTAGCCTTTTGATTATGTAGTTGGGCCTTGGACTTGGACTGTTTACTCTGGACTTGACccgttttatcaattaaaaaaaccaATTgtcgaaaaaaaaacaaagattccACAAaccatttaattattattagacaaaaacaaatatttcttataaatagCATTATGGGTTTAATGACAGttaaattttaaacatgattataaattttaacaaaaaaggGTCATCAttcatttaaaatgtaaatagtaAGTCTCATAGTAATAACAAAACAAAGTAATAATTATTGCTTTTGCGTTAAGTTGTCAACTTTCTAAAATCAATTAATCAAAACTCAATATAACAAAGTTAAACTAATCAGCATCACAGCCAAGTATAAAACTAAAGAGACAACAACAAGTCTCCTCTCCATTGACAattgaagaagacgaagaagatcaAATGTCTCTACTCactctcctcttcttctcctcacTCCTCTCTCTATCCAAATCTACCTCACTGAAACCACACCCTCTTCCGATCACACCCCTCCCTTCATCACAACAGCTCCAATGGCAGCTCGGATCCATGGCCATGTTCCTCCACTTCGGACCCAACACCTTCACCGACTCCGAATGGGGCACCGGAAAAGCCGACCCGTCCGTTTTCAACCCGGCACACCTCAACGCCACCCAGTGGGTCCAAATCGCCAAAGACTCCGGCTTCTCCCGCGTCATCCTCACGGCGAAGCACCACGACGGGTTCTGCCTCTGGCCCAGCGACTACACCGACTACTCCGTCAAATCCTCCCCCTGGAGAAACGGAACCGGCGACGTCGTGGCGGAGCTAGCTTCGGCGGCGGCGGAGGCGGGTATCGGACTCGGCCTTTACCTCTCTCCGTGGGACCGCCACGACGGAGCTTACGGGAAGACGGTGGAGTACAACGAGTTTTACCTGAGTCAGATGACCGAGTTGCTGACAAAGTAAGGTCCTTTCTCTCTTATACCCACGTTTTGATTCCGTTTCTAGTTTCGAAAGATTGattctttttaccaaaaaaaaaaaaagattgaatctTTTTGGTTTTTAGGTATGGAGAGATTAAGGAAGTGTGGTTAGATGGAGCCAAAGGGGAAGGAGAGAAAGACATGGAGTATTACTTCACCACTTGGTTTAGTTTGATCCACCAGCTTCAGCCCGGCGCCGTTATATTTTCCGACGCTGGGCCTGATGTCCGGTGGATCGGTGACGAAGCTGGAGTCGCTGGGTCCACTTGCTGGTCGCTCTTTAACCGAACCGATGCGAAAATAGGGGACACTGATCCTCTGTACTCTCAGCAAGGTGATGGGTTTGGACAAGATTGGGTGCCGGCGGAGTGCGATGTATCGATCAGACCGGGTTGGTTTTGGCACGCGTTGGAGTCTCCTAAACCGGTGGCTAAGCTTCTGGATATATACTATAACTCGGTGGGGAGAAACTGTCTTTTCTTGCTCAACGTTCCTCCTAATTCCTCAGGGTTGATATCTGAGCAGGACATTAAGGTTCTTAAGGAGTTCCGTGAGTTGAAAAATTCGATTTTCGCCAATAACCTCGCCCGCAAAGCTTTTATTAACTCTAGCAGCGTCCGTGGCGGCCAGTTTGGTGCTGAGAATGTTTTGGAAGAAGGGTTGGATAAGTACTGGGCGCCGGAGGAGAAGCAGAAGGAATGGGAGCTGTACTTGGAGTTTCGAGATCCGGTTAGTTTCAACGTGTTGGAAGTACGTGAACCGATCCAGATGGGTCAGAGGGTAGCCTCTTTTCATCTGGAGATGCGGAACGTTAAGAGCGGTAAGTGGGAGAGAGTTGTGAGGGGCACGACGGTTGGTTTCAAAAGGCTTTTGAGGTTTCCGAGATGTGAGTCGCGGTCTCTGAAGCTTGTGGTGGAGAAAGTGAGGGCCGACCCGCTTATATCGTACATTGGAATCTACATGGATAAGTTTTCGGATTCGGGGAGGAACTCGTCAAAGATAACAATCACAAGGACACTTCTGAATGATTCCTAGAAATAACTTTTCTGAGGAAGTGTTATGTGATCATGTCATGTATACTATCATTGTGGCGTCTATCTAAAGCAAATAAAATGATCAATGTTTCTCTTTTGAAAGTCATAGTTTCACCTTTGAGAGTATTTATTTGGGCCAATGTACTGTCATGAAACTGAAACTTCAGTTTTGTGTTTCTGAATTTGTGTTGTTTAGTAATCTAGCAGATTAATGTGTTGACAACAGATACATCAGTTTAAACTGCGATTTGCTTTAATAGAGCTGCCACGGTTTTATCTTTGGTTGTTCAGCCGATGAGTTCATCCACTTCACTAAGCTAAGCTCAATCCTAAAGCCGGTAAAAAAATCATACTCACTTTGCTACTTTTTGTCTACACAGAAGTTGTTTAAACCACTTATTTAAATTCTCCAGATGGTTCTTTAAATGTGTTGTTTCCATCCGCAGCACTATGGTTAATAA
Protein-coding regions in this window:
- the LOC106423928 gene encoding alpha-L-fucosidase 1, whose product is MSLLTLLFFSSLLSLSKSTSLKPHPLPITPLPSSQQLQWQLGSMAMFLHFGPNTFTDSEWGTGKADPSVFNPAHLNATQWVQIAKDSGFSRVILTAKHHDGFCLWPSDYTDYSVKSSPWRNGTGDVVAELASAAAEAGIGLGLYLSPWDRHDGAYGKTVEYNEFYLSQMTELLTKYGEIKEVWLDGAKGEGEKDMEYYFTTWFSLIHQLQPGAVIFSDAGPDVRWIGDEAGVAGSTCWSLFNRTDAKIGDTDPLYSQQGDGFGQDWVPAECDVSIRPGWFWHALESPKPVAKLLDIYYNSVGRNCLFLLNVPPNSSGLISEQDIKVLKEFRELKNSIFANNLARKAFINSSSVRGGQFGAENVLEEGLDKYWAPEEKQKEWELYLEFRDPVSFNVLEVREPIQMGQRVASFHLEMRNVKSGKWERVVRGTTVGFKRLLRFPRCESRSLKLVVEKVRADPLISYIGIYMDKFSDSGRNSSKITITRTLLNDS